The sequence below is a genomic window from Cucumis melo cultivar AY chromosome 5, USDA_Cmelo_AY_1.0, whole genome shotgun sequence.
ttcattggatgttgaTTGTAATCAATCTTCGAGAAAATTGTGTTTATGTATTAGACTCTCTTCGAAGCAAAGTTCAAGAAGATATTCATGGAGTTATGAATGTGTAAGTGTATTGAACTTCCTTAGTTCttatttcactttattatttttattctaatattTCGATTTCACttgtatatgttttttttttttttgtctcgaTGAGAGTTAAGCTAGATTTTCATTGTAGTTTGTGCAGGAACATGTGATTGTCCATGTATTTTAGAAGTGCTTTGGGTATTTCTGCTGTAGCTTTTGTAAGGGCGGGGTTCGTGTAGGTAATATAGTTAAGTGTCGAATCTTGGCAAGTTTTTGGAGGGACGGGCATTCTCATAGTTTTTGACCGAGGGGTGGGCAGTTCTATACTAATTGTTGTTTCTAGATAGAGAATTATTATCTAACCATGATCTTCTATTGGAAGATTTTGTGTATTGCTTCTTTGTTGCAAAGTATTTGGTGTAATTATTCACGTGGAGGGACTAATGGTCATTAATATCATAGAAGTGTTTGATATTTCTGATTGTAGGTTTGGAGGGGTAGTGGAAATATGTGATATAAGAGTGTTTGATGGGATGTTTTTAACTATTGATTTATGGGAGTGTGTAACCGAGGTAGAAGTGTTAGATATagtgtgtttattgatatgtaattatatatatatttaggtaTTTGATGTAGTTTTGAGTAAATAATCAAgtttttgttggaaaatttgtATAGAATTTCTTGTCTAGGAGCATTTGATGATGTAAGTATTTGTAGAATGAAAGTACTATATATATGTTGTTTGTGGAGGGTTAAATGATTATCGATATTATAGTAGTGCTTTCGTATTTATGATTGTAGTTTCGAAGGGGTTGGGGGTTCCATATGTGATATAGATCAAAGTgttaaatatgatttttttttttattgtagtACTATATGGCCTTGTGCTAGTGGTTGAGGAAATGTTGTCTATTGTTGTATTTTAGGTCGGATCTTGGGCATGACAAGTGAAATATAAACATTTTTGGCTTGCCATGAACAACAACACTTATGCATATAGTACGCattaaacaaattttttatgtttttaagcAATATACGAAAGTTGATATTTTCTAGTGTATATCGAGATAATTACTGTCGACTTTTAACTATTTGTTGTCAAAAAAAAATGGACAATGCagtaattatataaaaaaaaatatggcTTATTGAAAAGAATTGGTAAAAACTGATACAGAAGACAATGTACAATGTCAGTTTTAAGCTGACATTGAACTGGTCTACAATGTCAGTTTTCAATTGACATCGAAGTGATCTACAATGTTGGTTTTCAATTGATATTGTTAGCATCTATAATGTCAGTTTAAGACGGATATCAAAGAAAAAGCGACATTAAAAGCCTTTAATAACACGTTCTTCaatgttgattgagaatcgACAACATACATctataatgtcggttttaaacgaCATTGTTGAGCATCTATAACGttggtttaaaactgacatcaaagcaaaaatgacattaaagccTTTAATAACACTTTCTTAGATGTTGGTTGACAACCGACACCGTACTTCtataatgtcagttttaaactgacattaaagctcagTTTTGTTGCAGTGTTTGTATGAGAAAAAATGTAGCGAGTGTATGATAATCTATGTacattgttattattgttgataTTTGATGTATTGAGTTGAATtctaaaattattgtttttttactAGGTCTTCCCTCAAGTCCATTAAAGCAAGGAAAATGTCTCACCAAGCAAGTGATTTATATGTGTGTGTTTTCTTAAATTTACAGTCTCAATATTTGGttgtaattttttgttttgaaataacTTAACCAAAGTTTGATTACCAATTTTGTTGTCTATATAGCTCCTTgtataaataaaagaaactcTGTTGTTATATATGAAAATTCATATTTATGTTTGTGTATATGTTTGATGTCAAAATCGAAACAATCGTAGGTGCAATAACATATATGCAACAAATAGGTATATATCCATAATTAAAAATAGGTTTTTGACATTTAATAAATGTTGTGAGAAGTAGTTATATGACATTAGCATACTATCAACTATCGCAATTTAATGATGTATTGGTAATGTCACAATTACGATATTATTGACACTGTAAATATGTCAACGTTAATATTTTTGTAACATATTTTCAATGTCAAGGTAAATGTTTTGACAGAAAaacttttgagatatttattGACAATATTGACAATGTAAATTTGTCATACAAAATAGTATCAtgatagatattaaatgtcactAAATGTTTACTATTGATCGAAATGAACTGTCATGAAACAACCAGTTATGGCATTTTCTTCTCGAGTCATCTATATATTCTTACCTTGATCGTAGACTACATAACTAAAAAAAGAGTCATAAAAAGTGATGATGACATTTTTTAGAGTCATGATATGATAGTGGATATATCTatacaatattaaaaaaaagatttccataaaacaattttagattatactatcctttttacttttactttatTACATTTATGACACTTCAAATTATTTTGGCCACTAGGAGCATGAAAATtgcattaaaaaataaaaccacTCATTTGatcaatttaattatattaaacagTTAAACTTCGACTTGTgtgtaaataataaaaatataaataaataaattatttacaaaatatagcaaaaaaaacttaaattgaCTAGAAAGAATGGAGtgatttttgttacattttataaaggaaaatttttataaatattctaAATTTTTCCTATCCTTTTACggtctttcttctcctttttgtttgcaaatttttttctttctttctattgtctttcttcttttcctcttttttttttccaaactattatttagtttaagatcgtgtatcaaatataaaatatctatctTTTTCAAACTTATTTAGTGTTTAACatcatatactaaatataaaagacttgaacaaaacgtcatttaaatttaggtagtcaaatataaacgattgtttaaaaaaatagccaaatctaaatgatcgtgtacaaataatccttaaaaaatggtttagattggggtagccaaatctaagcgattgtgtacagaaaaaataaacgagacaaatgtaaacgatcatgtaccaaataatcttgaaaaaaatcatttagtcaaattaaaacaatcgtgtgccaaattttgaaagaaaaaaaatcgtttagatttgactaccaaaatctaaacgatgatgtaaccaaatttaaacgatatttatatttggttatccaaatataaacgaccaaatctaaatgatcgtgtatgaaacaatagttaaatctaaacgatcgtgtaccaaatatattactcacgttgttgacagcgtggttgatgagacattttttgtcTTTTCGATCGTAGGCCTATGACCttcttctattttcaaaattgttctatatgtaaatattttgtcgttttgttatattttttaaaaattttcttttacagatagtttaaatattttgttattttttaagatGTCCATACtttttactttattattatataaaaagaACTCAATTGAACCGATCTAAAGAAATTTGagattaaattgaaaataaaaatgtaacaATCATAAAGACATTACACAATAAAATCATACAAATCTTGAACAAACTAAGACTCAAACCTATCAAAAGAATGTATAAAGTTAATATTTAAGTCATTAgaaaatgtttatatatattaaacaatatttcacttaaactatttaaaattagCAAACAGATGTTTATCAAAATACTAgtatattaaaaagaataagCTTATTATTTAACCTTAAGATACACCATATATATTAATCTAGAAAAGAACTAGAAACAAGCAAGTTTAAAATAATAGGTctcttcaaagaaaaataatcgaTGTCAATGAAAATATCGATCTCTTAATTTTATCGAAATATTGATAAAATGTTGATCTCAtgatatttcaaaaaaaattataaaaaataaaaaagttaatttattaataaaaatttcgtgtgattttcttttaaaattaacgtgtttattattatttatattatacgTACATTAGTAacattttgttgtttattttttatgcTCAATTATTTTTTCTACGATAAAGTGGAAATATCGACCCACCAATTGTGAATATTGAAACGATAGAAATGTGAAAACATTGATGAAAATACCGACATGTTGACAAAAATTTACTTCTATAGATCTAAAGAGGGTTTTAAAGTAACACATATGATACACCGTACATTCAAGAAACAAACTTAAAAACCTCTTCAACTCCCTCACGTAAAGGAACGAGGAactaccaaaagaaaaaaagtaggTCCATTCAAGTTctattacaaaaagaaaacctCAAAACATTCGAACCGAGTAAAAACTTGTTGTTAGTACTTTTAACTTATAGGATGAATACAATGATTTTGTAAGGCTAGCAAACGGCGATTAAATTAGTAAGAATAAGTAACCACGATAGATGGTTGGCTCTTTTCTTATTATATAACTACAAAACAAGGAAGGTAGGCCACATAAATGATTTACAATTAAACACTTTTTAATTTAACCAAATTATTTgtataaaaagtactcaaatttCTCCATAATTTACAATAAACCACAAATAATCAATCCAAACCATTTTTTCTCACTTTTAATAGTAAGGggtatttttaaattaaagcGTTGGGAATGGAAAGAGAAGTGGGCAAATTAAAGCCCCAGCGAAAAGGGCGAAACTGCGGCTTTGGGTTGGTCTGCTCCTCTCGCTACGCTCCCAAACTCAGAATGCTCTTTACTCACAAACCCACCAACCCACGCCTCCATTTGCTTACCTCCTTATATATTctactctttcttttttttttttttttcccttcttttttctcatttattttttatttttatttttttctcatttatttattaattaatgccTTTACATCACAGTGATTCTGCAACAATTGGAACAAAATTCTTAATCcttttcataatacaaaaatcttgaattttactttttaaattgaCGGTAATTTGTGTTATATGcgataattttaattttaaatagttaaTTACAAAACGTAGTAATTCAATTTAAAATCTTGAAAGATATGAAACAAAATGGTGGAAAGACTATCCACATAATTATCTCcaatttttttaaggaaaactTGCTGTAAATTATAAAAGCTTAATtgatgaataaataaataaataaatttgtgaTACTTAAATAAATAGTAATGTTCTATGTGTACAGTAGAACTGCTCTTTAGAAGTTTAAACCAATGATTTTAGAAGTGACAATAAACATGAGAACAGTCCAGTACATCATACTAAAATCAGTAACAAAAAGAGAAATATATtcttatatttttccaaaaaagaaaaattgtctTGTTTATCTAATGCATTTCCTTGAAACAAAACCAAAAATAGAAATCACTTTCCCATGCACCTACTTAATTTAAGTGTAAATTATATTGTTAATGATCTGATTTGATGAAGTAAATAAGTATGAATAATAATAGATGTTAATATCAAAGGAGGGGCCCCCAAAAGACAAAAGGACGAAAATGCACAAATCAACCCAAGATTTAAACCCATCTATTTGTATAGGTGGCTAAAGGTTAATGTTGAAACCCAGTTTGGTTGGATAGCCTTCCTGAAAATGACTTTCAATAATGAATGAACATAATCACACAGTTTTGCTGCCACCCACTTGTTATTGGTCCCTTCTTTTTCCCCTTCTCACCACTTATCTTCCACACACAATCACTCACTTTCACTCTCATCTTCAGTGGTAACATCCTCATTCCCTCCACCCCCTTCATTATTGACCTGTTGTATTATTAATACCCATTTTTTTCGGCCTTCTCGACTATTCTTATAACGACATTTTGTTGTCAAGGTAGGATGTACATCCTAAAAGATTGGTCGTGGTGAGAATAACTTAATTCACCGATGCTGCTGCCATGGTGTGCTTGTTCGAATCTCCTGGTTCTGGTTCCAACCAATTGCCTCTAAACACTTCTCTTTCTCCATGCATCTTACTTATCTAAGGCTAGTAATCTACAAATCATGGTGACCCCCTCCAAAAGAGAAGTCAAGTTGGTGTCTATTTTAGTATGAGTTATAGTAGTTTGGTAGGAAATGGTTAATACAGTAACAAGAAGGCTTTCAAATAGCGGTAAATATGGGTTAGCCTACCCCACCAACTTCAAGTTGGAGGACCAAACAACATCACGAAGAGAAAAGTTAAATCATGTTCGTTTAGTAGAAAAGAAAACAGAGGAATTATTGGTAAACAAAACCGTGTTTTAAGAAAAGCAATATACACATTCAGAAACTAAACTGTAATCTACAGGACAAAACAGGAACgattaaaataaacattgatagaTTTATTCTAAGATACTATActtaccatatatatatatatatatatatatacacattcaCTACTAAGTTCGTTTCTAGTGATTTACATTTGGAACAACTTACTTCCTAATATGCAGACTCTAAGCAACTGAGTTTCATAGAGGAAGAAGAAGTTCCAGTTATTAGTGAACCAAGCGTTTAAAGAGTGCTAAGGTATTGTATCTAGCTATTCTATATTATTATCTTAGCTATGTGCAGGGAGGTTGAAAGTTTAGAGCAGGTTAAGAACCGAATTACGCATCCTCCTTGTGAATCTCGTCCCTTTCCCTGCGCATTCGAGCTCCCCACGACATGTTTGCTTTTGAATCTCTGTTCATGCTTCTTCTCTTCAATCCTGATAGCTGATCCTGCCAACGGTTCCTCCACCCacttttttcttccatttcctGAGAAATGGAAGGCAAAGAAGATAAGTTCACATTTAATATAGGAAATATGGCAGATATTGCCATACGAGTTACATGCAGGACTCACAATTTGGTCCAGATTATGCATGTTTTAATGCCCATAAGACATCTAAAgattagatttaattttcataaatggatggtgaaatgaagaagaaaaggcCATGAAATGTCGATTTCCCCATGTTGGAAAGAATTTAAGAGGCATGCAGCAATCTTAAGAAagtgagaaagaagaagaattagaagAGCCACAAATTATGAttaatctatttaaaaaaaaaaatctcaaaagtatTTGTACATCGAAAATCGAACTTTTTAGTTAGTAACTTCTGTTCAATTGAAGGTAGCAAAAGGagataaaacaaataaaaggaTTTTTGCAGCTCAATTCCTCCGCCGATTCATGCAGAAGCAGAATGCGTAGGTAAATGAGGAATGCACagaagtaattaaaaaaaatgaaaatcaagaTTGGATGATTGAGAAATCCAGGTTGAATAAACGAATAGGTCAGAGAAATTAACAAGAATTGAGAATCAGGAGGCGAAATTGTTCAAAACAGGTAAGAAAGCAattcaataaaacaaaataaattgcAATAAATATCCTAATCGATTCCGCAACCAATTTTGAGCTAAGAAACGCACCTCATGGTCGTAGCAGCGTTTTCGAGAAGAGAAAGCAAATTGAAGACCTCTGGCCAAGTCTCTATCATACAAAGCTCTCATGTTAGGATCGGACAACGTCTCATACGCCTCCTGAAGCTTGATGAACTTCCTAGTATACTCCTCGATCCGGCCCGGGGGTGAAACGTCCGGATGATATTTGAGAGCCATCTGCTTGTAGGCCTGCTTAATCTCCAGCATCGATCCGGACTCCGGTACTCCTAAAAGCTCATAGAAGCTCACCTCAACGGCGTCGGAGACTACCGCATCGTTTATGAAAGCGGCCTTTACTCTGACGCAAGCAGAAGGAGGTCGTGGCGATTTAAGGAAGGAAACCTGCGAATTTGAGGCTCTTCTTGGAGAGAAAATCGGAGGCGTCGCCGGAAAATAGCAACGTGAATCGGTGCCTGATAAAGCCAAGCCGCAGCTACGCATGTTTTCGGTGATTTCTCCTTACGATTACAAGGATGTAAGCTTGGTGTATTAAACCTTCTATTCGCAGCTTGGTGTTTCAATTCACTCTGTTCTTGTTTTATACGCAGAATTTTTCTTGTCACTTGGCGGTGTAATCTGATGAGTTAGGATTGTTGGCGTTGAGAGAACTCTTTTCtatgaacaaaaatataataataacgATGATTGATAATAAGTTATGAGAATTTCTTGTTTGAATCGGTTTCGCCGTTTAGGTTTAAATGCCTACTTCATCTGAgttatacaaatatatatatata
It includes:
- the LOC103496947 gene encoding chaperone protein dnaJ 20, chloroplastic-like, which gives rise to MRSCGLALSGTDSRCYFPATPPIFSPRRASNSQVSFLKSPRPPSACVRVKAAFINDAVVSDAVEVSFYELLGVPESGSMLEIKQAYKQMALKYHPDVSPPGRIEEYTRKFIKLQEAYETLSDPNMRALYDRDLARGLQFAFSSRKRCYDHEEMEEKSGWRNRWQDQLSGLKRRSMNRDSKANMSWGARMRRERDEIHKEDA